Proteins encoded in a region of the Brevefilum fermentans genome:
- a CDS encoding metal ABC transporter solute-binding protein, Zn/Mn family → MIRNKKTSLWKLGLVLLSILFLVACQPEPSQGPSDDGRLQVTVSILPQAYFVERIGGDFVAVNVMVGPGEDPHTYEPKPDQMRALSHSQLFFTIGTEYEDAWLPRLRETNPQITFVDSAAGIQRIPLISPHDHAGQETDLEKTDPSGEKGLDPHVWLAPANGKIIASTIFKALQTLLPEHADALQSNYDALLADIVALDEKIEGLLSGNMGKAFVVFHPAWGYFANQYQLEQIPVQVGGQEPSASDLAALIATSRKKNIRVIFIQPTYSTAIAQAIAAEINAEVAIVDPLAHDWLNNLEGVAEAFAAALEK, encoded by the coding sequence ATGATCAGGAATAAGAAAACAAGCCTTTGGAAACTCGGGCTGGTCTTGTTATCCATCTTGTTCCTGGTCGCCTGTCAGCCAGAGCCCAGCCAGGGGCCGAGTGATGATGGTCGCCTGCAGGTCACCGTCAGTATTTTGCCCCAGGCTTATTTTGTCGAGCGCATCGGCGGTGATTTTGTTGCGGTCAATGTGATGGTTGGTCCGGGTGAAGACCCACATACTTATGAACCCAAGCCCGACCAGATGCGCGCGCTGAGTCATTCACAGCTATTTTTCACCATTGGAACCGAATATGAAGACGCCTGGCTGCCGCGCTTGCGGGAAACTAACCCTCAAATAACCTTTGTCGATAGTGCTGCCGGTATTCAACGCATTCCCCTGATCAGCCCGCATGATCATGCTGGTCAAGAAACCGATCTCGAGAAAACCGACCCTTCAGGAGAAAAAGGCCTTGACCCCCACGTTTGGCTGGCGCCCGCCAATGGGAAAATCATCGCCAGTACTATTTTTAAAGCCCTGCAGACCCTGCTGCCTGAGCATGCAGACGCCTTACAGTCGAATTACGACGCCCTGCTTGCTGATATCGTCGCATTGGATGAAAAAATTGAAGGTTTGCTTTCTGGAAATATGGGGAAAGCTTTTGTGGTGTTTCATCCTGCCTGGGGCTATTTTGCCAATCAATACCAGCTTGAACAGATCCCTGTTCAGGTCGGCGGTCAGGAGCCCAGCGCCAGCGACTTGGCAGCGCTCATTGCCACCTCCAGGAAAAAAAACATCCGCGTGATCTTCATTCAGCCGACGTATAGTACCGCCATCGCACAAGCTATTGCTGCAGAGATCAACGCTGAGGTTGCCATTGTAGACCCATTGGCACATGACTGGTTAAATAACCTGGAAGGTGTTGCAGAAGCTTTCGCCGCCGCCTTAGAAAAATAA
- a CDS encoding Fur family transcriptional regulator has protein sequence MDWQEKLNQEGLRLTHPRRVIISLLEQANIPLSPQTIHQCSLDAKEEISLVSVYRTLDLLAELGLVRRVHGHNDCQGYVLASPGHYHHLVCQHCGAAVEFSGVEDLSTLLASIELETGFKINEHLLQFSGVCPECQRRTENHDQE, from the coding sequence ATGGATTGGCAAGAAAAGCTCAATCAGGAAGGGCTCAGACTGACACATCCACGCCGGGTGATCATCTCGTTGTTAGAACAAGCAAACATTCCGCTTTCGCCACAGACCATTCACCAGTGTTCATTGGATGCCAAAGAAGAAATCAGCCTGGTATCTGTCTACCGCACCTTGGATCTGCTGGCTGAACTTGGGTTGGTGCGGCGTGTGCATGGTCACAATGATTGCCAGGGGTATGTACTGGCATCGCCCGGACATTACCATCACCTGGTCTGTCAACATTGTGGCGCAGCAGTCGAATTCAGCGGAGTGGAAGACCTTTCAACCCTGCTTGCCTCAATAGAATTAGAAACCGGCTTTAAAATCAATGAACATCTGCTCCAGTTTTCCGGTGTTTGTCCCGAATGTCAAAGGAGAACCGAAAACCATGATCAGGAATAA
- the dnaG gene encoding DNA primase: MSVVDEIKGRLDIVDIVSETVKLRHSGKNYTGFCPFHHNTKTPAFAVFPDSQSWRCFGQCNEGGDIFSFVMKREGWDFPETLRYLAERAGVTLQEFTPEEQEQVEENEHLREVLSMAVTFFQHQLRNTAAGKAALDYLYARKLTDETINAFALGYAPASWDALTNYLTSRQISLDALIKAGLVSEREEGGVYDRFRHRLVIPIRDHQGRMTGFGGRVLRPDDIPKYLNSPTTAVFDKGRLLFGLDTARREIRLQDQVVIVEGYLDVIGPYQAGFKNCVSPMGTALTEDQFRLIKRYSRRIILALDPDAAGQQATLRGLETARQSLEREGELFFDSRGLMGIEGRLKADIRITTLPEGRDPDEIALEDPDRWAQIIKDAKPVVIHVMETLAQREDFDDPKAKEEIAAQVLPLIEDVRGSVEREAYRQRLARLLKVDERALVTRPAGRPARRRGTYRPAPEDPVIITKAFLTPHRQLEQACLLALLSDPTLLNYIDRAFRSFELACIHVDDFSDTDHREIFKLLKESIDQEAEEPLNFIHERLSAEMKEAFTENTPEETYPDWRLQPTDPKLEALVRTFIRLRRVRIDEGLDQLVFLQTQERDESGEFSIDVKKTALEYIQVRAKLDHALQQSFARAK, from the coding sequence ATGAGCGTCGTTGATGAGATTAAGGGAAGGCTGGATATTGTTGATATCGTCTCCGAGACGGTGAAATTGCGTCACTCGGGGAAGAATTACACCGGTTTTTGCCCCTTTCACCACAACACAAAAACACCCGCTTTTGCTGTATTTCCCGATTCTCAATCCTGGCGGTGCTTTGGGCAGTGCAACGAGGGCGGGGATATCTTCAGTTTTGTGATGAAGCGCGAGGGTTGGGATTTCCCTGAAACCCTGCGCTACCTGGCAGAACGCGCGGGCGTTACGCTGCAGGAGTTCACCCCCGAGGAGCAGGAACAGGTCGAAGAGAACGAGCATCTGCGGGAGGTTCTCAGCATGGCAGTGACTTTCTTCCAGCATCAATTGCGCAACACCGCCGCGGGGAAGGCAGCCCTGGATTATCTCTATGCTCGCAAACTGACGGACGAAACCATCAATGCATTTGCACTGGGGTATGCACCCGCTTCCTGGGATGCCCTCACCAATTATTTGACCTCACGCCAGATCTCCCTCGACGCTCTGATCAAAGCCGGCCTGGTCTCTGAGCGGGAGGAGGGCGGCGTATACGATCGTTTCAGACACCGCCTGGTGATTCCCATTCGCGACCACCAGGGGCGCATGACGGGCTTTGGTGGACGTGTGCTGCGCCCGGATGATATCCCCAAATATCTCAACTCACCCACAACTGCCGTTTTTGACAAGGGTCGTTTGTTGTTCGGTTTGGATACAGCCCGCAGGGAGATTCGTTTACAGGACCAGGTCGTGATCGTTGAAGGTTACCTGGATGTGATCGGCCCTTACCAGGCTGGCTTTAAAAACTGCGTCTCCCCCATGGGCACTGCCCTGACCGAAGACCAGTTCCGCCTGATCAAACGCTATTCGCGCCGGATTATCCTAGCGCTTGACCCGGATGCTGCCGGGCAGCAGGCGACCTTACGCGGGCTGGAGACGGCTCGTCAGTCCCTGGAGCGCGAAGGTGAACTATTTTTCGATTCTCGCGGCTTGATGGGAATTGAAGGACGGCTCAAGGCAGATATCCGGATAACGACGCTCCCGGAAGGCCGCGACCCGGATGAAATTGCACTGGAGGACCCCGACCGCTGGGCGCAGATCATCAAAGACGCCAAACCCGTGGTGATCCACGTGATGGAAACCCTGGCACAGCGGGAGGACTTCGATGACCCCAAAGCCAAGGAGGAGATCGCCGCGCAGGTTTTGCCGTTGATTGAAGACGTGAGGGGCAGTGTTGAGCGAGAGGCTTACCGCCAGCGCCTGGCACGCTTGTTAAAAGTCGACGAACGCGCCCTGGTCACGCGCCCCGCTGGAAGACCTGCACGCAGACGAGGAACATACCGACCTGCCCCCGAAGATCCTGTGATCATAACCAAAGCTTTCCTGACGCCCCATCGTCAGCTTGAACAAGCCTGTCTGCTGGCATTGCTTTCAGATCCAACCCTGCTTAACTATATCGATCGGGCTTTCAGGAGTTTTGAGTTAGCCTGTATCCATGTTGATGATTTCTCAGACACTGACCACAGAGAAATCTTTAAACTTTTAAAGGAATCGATCGATCAAGAAGCGGAAGAGCCACTGAACTTTATCCACGAGCGTTTATCTGCCGAGATGAAAGAGGCATTCACCGAAAACACGCCCGAAGAGACTTACCCGGACTGGCGCCTTCAACCGACGGACCCAAAATTAGAAGCATTGGTACGAACCTTTATTCGTCTACGGCGGGTTCGGATTGACGAAGGTCTGGATCAACTGGTTTTCCTCCAGACCCAGGAGCGGGATGAATCCGGTGAATTTTCCATTGATGTAAAAAAGACAGCCCTGGAGTATATCCAGGTTCGGGCAAAACTTGACCATGCTTTACAACAATCCTTTGCCAGGGCAAAGTAA
- a CDS encoding sigma-70 family RNA polymerase sigma factor, whose translation MTTNDSETTGNEKHDELPGSDALSSALNDPVRLYMREIGHFNLLDADDEFWLASRMKAQGLVETLAGQLDKATQGEITALMRLIFDEILAINRQLKKQVRKSQVNMPDLSRMALEAQRLRLTWQLDEPSYMRNFFNTEFWEPEKKDRALIDQIFKLYLCFYVLPPALLEKMRDFLSQKARLPGQAFFENNLPGDEALRENFTQIDLLNGEAHQVLTLANLRLVVSVAKRYMNRGIPLLDMVQEGNLGLLRAVKKFDPILGYKFSTYATWWIRQSISRHIAMQARTIRIPVHMYEMISRVLRIQQGLTQKLGREPTLEEIAVESEFLDTTMALSIQQALADDTPLNTVQIAALEDAILKIQHVLKIAEEPLSLEKPVGDEDDSTLADFIEDQAVMMPMDEAEKEILREQINNSLSSLSEREREVLELRYGLIDGRERSLEELSQQFNVTRERIRQIEAKALRKLRHPSRSSDLREFL comes from the coding sequence ATGACCACAAATGATTCAGAAACAACCGGTAACGAGAAGCATGATGAGCTTCCTGGCAGTGATGCGTTATCCAGCGCGCTGAATGATCCCGTCAGATTGTATATGCGCGAAATTGGGCATTTCAATCTGCTTGACGCTGATGACGAATTCTGGCTTGCCAGTCGAATGAAAGCGCAGGGTCTGGTTGAAACACTGGCTGGTCAGCTTGACAAAGCAACGCAGGGTGAGATAACGGCATTAATGCGGTTAATCTTTGACGAAATCCTGGCGATCAATCGCCAGCTCAAAAAACAGGTCAGGAAAAGCCAGGTCAATATGCCAGATTTAAGCCGCATGGCGCTGGAAGCTCAAAGGCTGAGGCTTACCTGGCAACTGGATGAACCCTCATATATGCGCAACTTTTTTAACACTGAGTTCTGGGAACCGGAAAAAAAGGACAGGGCATTAATCGATCAGATATTCAAGTTGTACCTGTGTTTCTATGTGTTGCCGCCTGCACTCCTGGAAAAAATGAGGGACTTCCTGTCACAAAAAGCGAGGCTGCCAGGTCAGGCATTCTTTGAAAACAACCTTCCGGGGGATGAAGCACTGCGAGAGAATTTCACTCAAATTGATTTACTGAACGGTGAAGCTCACCAGGTCTTAACCCTGGCGAACCTGCGCCTGGTAGTCAGTGTGGCAAAGCGCTATATGAACCGGGGGATCCCCTTACTGGACATGGTTCAGGAAGGGAATTTGGGCTTGCTACGAGCGGTAAAAAAATTTGATCCCATCCTGGGCTATAAATTCAGCACCTATGCGACCTGGTGGATCCGGCAGTCAATCAGTCGTCATATTGCGATGCAAGCCCGCACCATCCGCATCCCGGTACATATGTATGAAATGATTTCGCGTGTTTTGCGCATTCAGCAAGGTTTAACCCAGAAATTGGGACGCGAGCCAACCCTTGAAGAGATTGCTGTTGAGTCAGAATTTCTCGATACAACCATGGCATTATCCATTCAACAAGCGCTGGCTGATGATACTCCATTGAACACCGTGCAAATTGCAGCCCTGGAAGATGCAATTCTTAAGATTCAACATGTTCTTAAAATTGCCGAAGAACCGCTTTCGTTAGAAAAACCGGTCGGTGATGAGGATGACAGCACCCTGGCAGATTTCATTGAAGATCAGGCAGTGATGATGCCCATGGATGAAGCCGAAAAGGAAATTTTGAGAGAGCAGATCAACAACTCATTATCTTCATTATCTGAACGCGAGCGGGAGGTGTTGGAATTGCGCTATGGATTGATCGATGGTCGGGAACGCAGCCTGGAGGAGCTTAGCCAGCAGTTCAACGTGACGCGCGAACGCATCCGCCAAATCGAAGCCAAAGCATTGCGCAAGCTGCGCCATCCAAGCCGCAGCAGCGACCTGCGCGAGTTTCTATAG
- a CDS encoding MGMT family protein, whose translation MKPLYERIYALVRLIPRGKVTTYGRIAELVGGCTARMVGYALASLRYRSYPDVPWQRVINAQGKISIRSDGFGHAVQRTLLEEEGVLFDVHGRVDFAVFGWPGPDEPY comes from the coding sequence ATGAAACCGCTTTATGAACGAATCTACGCACTGGTTCGCCTGATCCCAAGGGGAAAAGTGACCACCTACGGGCGCATCGCTGAGCTGGTGGGCGGATGTACTGCGCGCATGGTCGGATATGCCCTGGCATCCCTCAGATATCGCTCTTATCCGGATGTCCCCTGGCAGCGGGTGATCAACGCGCAGGGGAAAATCAGCATCCGCAGCGATGGTTTCGGACATGCTGTTCAACGCACCCTTTTAGAAGAAGAAGGCGTGCTCTTTGATGTCCATGGTCGGGTTGATTTTGCGGTATTTGGCTGGCCAGGCCCTGATGAGCCCTATTGA
- a CDS encoding VOC family protein, with product MARTSINQIILFVKDMAGAVRFYRDLLGLEVRYPSHLEDVTDEMWVELDGGACSLALHGGADEAPGKGHQIVFKVDDLEGMWQKLHAAGVEIGEIRLLEDGKPAAKAVDPEGHCFTIR from the coding sequence ATGGCTCGAACTTCAATTAATCAAATCATTTTGTTTGTTAAGGATATGGCCGGTGCGGTACGCTTCTATCGGGATCTGCTCGGGCTGGAAGTACGCTATCCAAGCCATTTAGAAGACGTTACTGACGAAATGTGGGTTGAACTTGACGGCGGGGCGTGTTCATTGGCTTTGCACGGTGGTGCCGATGAAGCCCCGGGTAAAGGGCATCAGATCGTCTTCAAGGTGGACGACTTAGAAGGGATGTGGCAGAAACTGCATGCTGCCGGGGTCGAAATTGGCGAAATTCGCCTCCTGGAAGATGGCAAGCCTGCCGCCAAAGCGGTTGACCCCGAAGGGCATTGCTTCACAATTCGTTGA
- a CDS encoding D-alanine--D-alanine ligase family protein: protein MKRFRVALLANLKKNAPCWVGMPEDQWDDLDGETTIQALVEAIRAGGHTCEFLEGDITIVDTVRKFKPDICFNICESHFGDAREAQVPAILEKLRIPYTGSQVTCLALTLDKPMTKRILTYHDLPTPEFQTFERVDEPLDPKMQFPLFVKPSREGTGMGVSAKSIVRDERELREQVRIMVERYQQAALVETYIEGREVTVGLVGNLVGPVARRIPHDENLPRIQAGLRFFPPLEVDLSPFFETDIVYDNRLKVDLADQLTYLCPAPLDDDMVDELNWLAAAVFRVTGALDVARVDFRLNINEDEKPYILEINPLPGLSPGISDIVIEAAADGVEHTELVNMILETALRRYGLIA, encoded by the coding sequence ATGAAAAGATTTCGAGTTGCATTACTGGCCAACCTGAAGAAAAACGCGCCCTGCTGGGTCGGCATGCCTGAGGATCAATGGGATGACCTGGATGGCGAGACGACGATCCAGGCCCTGGTCGAGGCGATAAGGGCGGGCGGACACACCTGTGAGTTCCTGGAAGGTGACATCACGATCGTCGATACTGTGCGAAAATTTAAACCTGATATTTGTTTCAATATCTGTGAAAGCCATTTTGGCGATGCGCGCGAAGCCCAGGTGCCGGCTATCCTGGAAAAATTACGCATTCCCTATACCGGGTCACAGGTCACATGCCTGGCTTTAACCCTCGATAAGCCAATGACCAAGCGCATTTTAACCTACCACGATTTGCCCACACCGGAATTCCAAACCTTTGAACGCGTCGATGAACCCTTAGACCCAAAAATGCAGTTTCCGCTATTCGTTAAGCCCAGCCGCGAAGGTACCGGTATGGGGGTTTCTGCCAAATCCATTGTCAGAGATGAGCGGGAACTGCGCGAACAGGTGCGGATCATGGTTGAACGTTACCAGCAAGCGGCTCTGGTAGAGACTTATATTGAAGGCCGGGAGGTGACGGTGGGCTTGGTCGGAAACCTGGTGGGCCCGGTTGCCCGTCGCATCCCGCATGATGAGAACCTGCCTCGCATCCAGGCGGGGTTGCGCTTCTTTCCGCCGCTGGAGGTTGACCTCTCCCCCTTCTTTGAGACGGATATTGTCTACGATAACCGGTTGAAGGTTGACCTGGCTGATCAGCTCACCTACCTCTGCCCGGCACCGCTGGACGATGATATGGTTGACGAACTCAACTGGCTGGCCGCGGCCGTCTTCCGGGTGACCGGTGCGCTGGATGTAGCGCGGGTGGACTTTCGTTTAAACATCAATGAGGACGAGAAGCCCTATATCCTGGAGATTAACCCCCTGCCGGGGCTATCGCCAGGCATCTCGGACATCGTCATTGAAGCCGCTGCTGATGGGGTAGAACACACTGAACTGGTCAACATGATCCTTGAAACTGCACTCCGACGGTATGGGTTGATCGCGTAA
- a CDS encoding MFS transporter gives MDLVEKKRAQTAWAMYDWANSSFATTIMGSILPNYFAAYIAAEGALAIWGYTVAIGSLIAALISPVLGAIADFRGSKKKFMAFFIAVGVISTGLLFMVKSPDDQLLASILYILGTIGFAGSLVFYDALLPHVADDNEIDQVSSKGYALGYIGGGLLLLFNVIMIFLGPTLLPHMGEEQATMLMMRLSLASVAVWWAVFSIPIFRRVKEPVRMVETSEIGQSVLTVGFSRFFKTLKEITKFRDLFWFLLTFFVYANGIGTIITMAVAFGTDLGFGTMILIGTLLMVQFVAAPFSIWFGKLSKKIGVKQSISLSLMVYAVIAVVGFFMSKEWHFLLLGFGVAMVQGGSQALSRSLVGQLMPKSKTAEFYGFFSVSEKFNTVVGPFIMALITQLTGDGRYGIISLVIFFVAGILMLRSVDIERGVRLAQEVDAKMVEVE, from the coding sequence ATGGACCTGGTCGAGAAAAAGCGTGCCCAGACGGCCTGGGCGATGTATGATTGGGCAAACTCATCCTTTGCCACCACCATCATGGGTTCAATTTTGCCCAATTACTTCGCAGCGTATATCGCGGCCGAAGGGGCTCTGGCTATTTGGGGATATACCGTAGCGATTGGCAGCCTGATTGCGGCGTTGATCAGCCCGGTACTGGGCGCGATCGCCGATTTCCGCGGTTCGAAGAAGAAGTTTATGGCGTTCTTCATCGCCGTAGGTGTGATCAGCACCGGGTTACTTTTCATGGTCAAATCGCCGGATGATCAACTGCTGGCATCGATTTTGTATATTCTCGGCACAATTGGGTTTGCAGGGTCGCTGGTGTTTTATGATGCCTTGCTGCCTCATGTAGCGGATGACAATGAGATTGACCAAGTATCATCCAAAGGCTATGCCCTGGGCTATATTGGCGGGGGCTTGCTTCTATTGTTCAATGTCATCATGATCTTTTTGGGCCCTACTTTGTTACCCCATATGGGTGAAGAGCAAGCGACCATGCTGATGATGCGCCTCAGTTTGGCCAGTGTGGCCGTCTGGTGGGCCGTATTTTCAATCCCAATCTTCCGACGGGTGAAGGAGCCCGTCCGCATGGTCGAAACCAGCGAGATCGGGCAGAGCGTGTTGACCGTGGGATTCAGCCGCTTTTTTAAGACCTTAAAAGAGATCACCAAATTCCGGGATCTTTTCTGGTTTTTGCTGACCTTTTTCGTGTATGCCAACGGGATTGGGACGATTATTACGATGGCAGTGGCTTTTGGTACCGACCTGGGTTTTGGCACGATGATCCTGATTGGCACCCTGTTGATGGTGCAGTTTGTAGCGGCTCCCTTTTCTATCTGGTTTGGCAAGCTCTCAAAGAAAATTGGTGTTAAACAGTCCATTTCCCTCAGCCTGATGGTGTATGCCGTGATCGCAGTAGTGGGCTTTTTTATGTCAAAAGAATGGCACTTCCTCTTGCTGGGGTTTGGCGTGGCGATGGTGCAGGGCGGCAGCCAGGCGCTCAGCCGCTCGTTAGTCGGTCAGTTGATGCCAAAGAGCAAAACCGCCGAGTTTTATGGCTTTTTCAGCGTTTCGGAGAAGTTTAACACCGTGGTGGGACCTTTCATTATGGCTTTAATCACGCAACTGACAGGCGATGGTCGCTATGGAATTATTTCTCTGGTGATTTTCTTTGTTGCCGGCATCCTCATGCTGCGAAGTGTTGATATTGAACGCGGGGTCAGGTTGGCACAGGAAGTCGACGCAAAGATGGTCGAGGTGGAGTAA
- a CDS encoding alpha/beta hydrolase: MKKAIKKTVKGFAWGTSGLLSGMAAAVAGWILFSRKYIRHDMPLDKALDADRHDFFSQHAGRISYYASTSDKGTPLVLLHSINAAPSAYEMKPLFEHYQGQRPVYALDLPGFGWSERSDRLYSPQLYQHAIHDFLKEVVKKPADVIALSLSCEFAARAAVLSPDLFRSLVMISPTGFNPPRMDKFAQSAARSGARNTFYTGLAVPLWNRPLYDLVTIRPSIHYFLNKVFEGLVPEEFVDYAYQTAHQPGAQYAPTFFLSGKLFTPAVRETVYMALKPPVLAIYDHGPFTNYDMLPMVLRECKNWKGVRISPTRGLPHWEEPQRLFNTLNNFWAGL; the protein is encoded by the coding sequence ATGAAGAAAGCCATCAAGAAAACTGTTAAAGGTTTCGCCTGGGGAACTTCCGGGTTGCTTTCCGGTATGGCCGCGGCTGTTGCTGGCTGGATCCTCTTCAGCCGCAAATATATCCGCCACGACATGCCCCTGGATAAAGCCCTCGACGCAGACAGGCACGATTTCTTCTCTCAACACGCGGGGCGCATCAGCTATTATGCCAGTACAAGCGACAAAGGGACGCCCCTGGTCCTGCTGCACAGCATTAATGCCGCTCCCAGCGCTTATGAAATGAAACCTTTATTTGAACACTACCAGGGGCAGCGACCGGTTTATGCCCTTGACCTGCCCGGCTTTGGCTGGTCAGAACGCTCAGACCGTCTGTACAGCCCGCAACTGTATCAGCACGCGATTCACGACTTCCTCAAAGAGGTGGTTAAAAAACCGGCTGATGTGATTGCGCTCTCGCTCTCCTGTGAATTTGCCGCACGCGCAGCCGTTCTCAGCCCAGATCTGTTCCGCTCCCTGGTGATGATCTCACCCACCGGATTCAACCCACCTCGAATGGATAAATTCGCTCAAAGCGCAGCCCGGTCCGGAGCAAGAAACACGTTTTATACAGGTCTGGCTGTACCTCTGTGGAACAGACCCCTTTATGATCTGGTCACAATTCGACCCAGTATTCATTATTTCCTCAACAAAGTCTTTGAGGGGCTGGTTCCGGAGGAGTTTGTGGATTATGCCTACCAGACTGCACACCAACCCGGGGCACAATATGCGCCCACCTTCTTTCTGAGCGGCAAATTATTCACACCTGCTGTGCGAGAGACCGTCTATATGGCGCTTAAGCCTCCGGTTTTGGCGATCTACGACCATGGTCCCTTTACAAATTACGATATGCTGCCCATGGTCTTGCGGGAATGCAAAAACTGGAAAGGCGTCCGCATTTCTCCCACCAGGGGCTTGCCCCACTGGGAGGAACCCCAACGGCTGTTCAACACGTTGAACAATTTCTGGGCAGGGCTGTAA
- a CDS encoding DUF1638 domain-containing protein, translating into MRIKCIACDVLARPVYLAAAHSSHVVDVVFERFGLHINPKNLRQVLQAHINAADQLDCYDAVILAYGLCGQVVHGLQAGAIPLVIPRAHDCVTLFLGGRERYDQEFSACPGTYWYVQDFVERGESESTSLSMGAFTAGDAETLYAAYVEKYGADNAAYLMEVMQAWQAHYERAAYIDLGNGDGAKASERAQNDAQRRGWRFECLAGDLVLIRRLLNAAWDADFLILQPGQTVEMTGDGEIIRAV; encoded by the coding sequence ATGCGCATCAAGTGCATTGCCTGTGATGTGCTGGCGCGCCCGGTCTATCTGGCAGCAGCTCATTCATCCCACGTGGTGGATGTGGTTTTCGAACGTTTTGGATTGCACATCAACCCCAAAAATTTACGCCAGGTTCTGCAAGCTCATATTAACGCCGCAGACCAGTTAGACTGCTACGATGCGGTGATTCTGGCATATGGCCTGTGCGGTCAGGTTGTCCATGGCTTGCAGGCGGGGGCGATCCCGCTGGTGATCCCGCGCGCCCATGATTGCGTCACCCTTTTCCTGGGCGGACGGGAGCGTTACGATCAAGAATTCTCTGCCTGTCCGGGCACCTACTGGTACGTGCAGGACTTTGTTGAACGCGGTGAATCTGAATCGACATCTTTATCGATGGGGGCTTTTACCGCCGGCGATGCGGAAACGCTGTATGCCGCATACGTTGAAAAATACGGCGCGGATAATGCCGCTTACCTGATGGAGGTGATGCAAGCCTGGCAGGCGCATTATGAACGCGCCGCCTACATTGACCTTGGGAATGGGGATGGCGCTAAAGCCTCGGAGCGCGCCCAGAACGATGCACAACGCCGCGGCTGGCGCTTTGAATGCCTGGCTGGCGACCTGGTACTGATCAGGCGTTTACTGAATGCGGCATGGGATGCAGATTTTCTCATCTTGCAGCCCGGGCAAACCGTTGAGATGACCGGTGATGGGGAAATTATCCGGGCAGTTTAG